A window of Anaerolineae bacterium genomic DNA:
TCTTAAGGAGACATTGACAACATGGGAAGCCTATTTTATCATGGCGGAGGGTGAGATGATTGGCGGGATAGGTTTTCCCATTTTCTATCCTCTTCAGGGACGTGCGCATGCTGGTATGTTCTGCCGTTCTGGCAGTAGCCTTCGCCCTGTGGGCCGGCCTGCACAGCCTGCTGGCCAGCCTGCCGGCCAAGGCGCTGGCGCGCCGGCTGTTCGGGCCCGCCGCTGACCGCTGGTACCGGCCGGCCTACAGCGGCTTCGCGCTCCTCAGCCTCCTGCCCCTGCTCTGGCTGGCATATACCTCGCCGGACGCGTCCCTCTACAGCGTGCCGGCGCCGTGGCGCTGGTTGATGCGCGCCGGCCAGCTACTGGCGGCCGCCGGCTTCGCTGTCGCCGGCTGGCAGATGAGCGGCCTGCGCTTTCTCGGCATCACCTCCCTGCTCCGCCCGGAGCCGGCCGGGCCCTCCCAGCTCCAGACGGCCGGCCTGTACCGCTGTATGCGGCACCCCATTTACACCTTCTCCATGCTCTTCCTCTGGCTGAACCCGGATATGACCGTCAACCGCCTGCTCCTGACGGCCCTGGTCAGCCTGTATTTCTACCTCGGTTCCATTCATGAAGAGCGCCGGCTGGTGGCGGAATTCGGCGCGGCGTATCAGCAGTACCAGCGGCAGGTGCCGCGTTTCCTCCCCCGATTCGGCTGTCCGAAGCTTCAGCACATCCATCCTCAACCCGGAGCGTGAACCCATGCATGAGCTGAGCGAGAAAGCGTACAAGAAGATCGTCAACGCCTGGTGCATG
This region includes:
- a CDS encoding isoprenylcysteine carboxylmethyltransferase family protein codes for the protein MLVCSAVLAVAFALWAGLHSLLASLPAKALARRLFGPAADRWYRPAYSGFALLSLLPLLWLAYTSPDASLYSVPAPWRWLMRAGQLLAAAGFAVAGWQMSGLRFLGITSLLRPEPAGPSQLQTAGLYRCMRHPIYTFSMLFLWLNPDMTVNRLLLTALVSLYFYLGSIHEERRLVAEFGAAYQQYQRQVPRFLPRFGCPKLQHIHPQPGA